The Sphingopyxis sp. BE259 nucleotide sequence CGCGTTCGGGACCGAGATCCAGAACTGGAAGCTGGCCGAAGCGGATTATGCCGGGTCGCTTGGGCTGAGCCATGATCAGAAGGGCAACAACGACATCCTCGCGATCACCAAGCCCGAGGTGCCGGAGACGATTACGCGCGCCTATCTCGACGCCGGATCGGACATCGTCTCGACCAACACCTTCTCGGCCAATATCATCAGTCAGGCTGATTATGGCGCCGAACATCTGGTCCGCGCGATCAACGTCGAAAGCGCCAAGATCGCGCGGCGGCTGGCCGACGAATATGCTGCAAAGGACGGGCGGCCGCGCTTTGTCGCCGGAGCGATCGGGCCGACCAACAAAACCTTGTCGTTGTCGCCTGACGTCAACGACCCCGGTTTTCGCGAGATCGACTTCGACTATCTCAAGGCCGTCTATCTGGAGCAGGTCGTGGCGCTGGCCGAGGGCGGCGCAGACTTCATCCTGATCGAGACGATCTTCGACACGCTGAATGCCAAGGCGGGCATCGCCGCGACGCTGGAGGCCGAAGCGACGGTCGGGCGCGAATTGCCGCTGATGATCTCGATGACGCTGACCGACCTGTCGGGTCGCAATCTGTCGGGGCATACGGTCGAGGCGTTCTGGTACGCGGTGCGCCATGCCAAACCGCTGACGATCGGTCTGAACTGCTCGTTCGGCGCCGCTCAGCTGCGCCCGCATGTGAAAGTGCTGTCGGACATCGCCGATGCACTGGTGATGGTCTATCCTAACGCTGGCCTACCCAACGAGCTGGGTGAATATGACGAGATGCCCGACACCACCGCGGGGCTGGTTCGCGAATGGGCCGAGCATGGCCAGGTCAATATTCTGGGCGGTTGCTGCGGTTCGACCCCGGCGCATATCGCGGCGATGGCGAAGGCGGTCGCTGGGTTGCCTGCGCGGCAGGTTCCGCAGGTGCCGGTGCGGACGCGGTTGGCCGGGCTGGAGCCATTCACGATGGCGGCATAACGCCCAAACATCCGTTCGTGTCGAGCGAAGTCGAGACACGTTCAGGGCTCAGCGTCGCGTGGACGTTTCTCGACTTCGATCGAAACGAACGGAATTATAGTGTCATCTGCCGCCGCCTCCGCCACCAACTTCGTCAATATCGGCGAGCGCACCAACGTCACCGGATCGGCGGCGTTCAAGAAGCTGATCCTCGCCGACGACTATGCCGCGGCGGTCGAAGTCGCGCGCCAGCAGGTCGAGAACGGCGCGCAGATCATCGACGTCAACATGGACGAAGGCCTGCTCGACGCCGAATATGCAATGACCACCTTCCTCAAGCTCATCGCCGCCGAGCCCGACATCGCGCGGGTGCCGGTGATGATCGACAGCTCGAAATGGAGCGTCATTGAGGCGGGTCTCAAATGCGTTCCGGGCAAACCGATCGTCAATTCGATCAGCATGAAGGAGGGCGAGGCGCCCTTCCTCGAACACGCCCGCAAGTGCATGGCTTACGGCGCTGCGGTGGTCGTGATGGCGTTCGACGAGGTCGGCCAAGCCGACACGATGGAACGCAAGATCGAGATTTGCGAGCGCGCCTACAAGCTGCTGATGACCATCGGCTTTCCGCCCGAAGACATCATCTTCGATCCCAATGTGTTCGCAGTCGCCACCGGCCTTGAAGAGCATGACAATTATGCGGTCGATTTCATCGAGGCGGTGAAGGTGATCCGCGTCCGCTGTCCACACGTCCATTTTTCGGGCGGGCTATCGAACCTGTCGTTCGGGTTCCGTGGCAACGAGACGGTGCGCCGCGCGATGCACAGCGTCTTCCTTTATCACGCGATCCCCGCCGGGCTCGACATGGCGATCGTCAACGCGGGTCAGCTCGACGTATACGATACGATCGATCCCGAATTGCGCGAGGCGTGCGAAGATGTCGTGCTCAACCGTAAAAAGGACGGCGAGGCCGAAAGCCCGACCGAACGGCTGATCGCGCTCGCCGAACGCTATAAGGGCAGCAATCCGGCGCAGGAAAAGGCCGCCGAGGAATGGCGCGGCTGGCCGGTCGCCAAGCGGCTCGAACATGCGCTGGTCAAGGGCATCGACGCCTATGTCGTCGACGACACGGAAGAAATGCGCCAGTTGATGCCGCGCCCGATCGAGGTGATCGAAGGCCCGCTGATGGACGGCATGAACGTCGTCGGCGACCTGTTCGGGTCGGGCAAGATGTTCCTGCCGCAGGTCGTCAAATCGGCGCGCGTGATGAAGAAAGCCGTCGCGCATTTGCTCCCCTTCATCGAGGCCTCGAAAGAGCCGGGCGCGAAGGGCAAGGGCAAGGTCGTGATGGCGACCGTCAAGGGCGACGTCCACGACATCGGCAAGAACATCGTCGGCGTCGTGCTGCAATGTAACGGGTTCGAGATTATCGACCTCGGCGTCATGGTGCCGTGGTCGAAGATCCTGGAGGCAGCGAACGAGAATGATGCAGACATGATCGGTCTCAGCGGCCTCATCACCCCCTCGCTCGACGAGATGGTGACGGTGGCCGAAGAAATGCAGCGCGCGGGCATGACGATGCCGCTGCTGATCGGCGGCGCGACGACGTCAAAGGTTCACACGGCGCTGCGTATCGATCCCGCCTATCAGGGGCCGGTGCTGCACGTCCTAGACGCCAGCCGCGCGGTCGGCGTCGCAACCGCCCTGGTCAGCGACACCGGGCGCGAAGCCTATGTCGGCGGATATAAGGACGATTACGCGCACATCCGCGACGTGCGCGCTGGCAAGGGTCAGAGCGTCCTCCATACGCTGGAGGAGGCGCGCGCCAATTATTACGACGCCTATCTCAGCGACAAACCGGCGCCGCCCTTGCAGCCCGGGCTGCACCGCTTCGACGACTGGTCGCTCGAAGATTTGCTCGAATGCATCGACTGGACGCCCTTTTTCCGCGCGTGGGAATTGCACGGCACCTGGCCATCGATCCTGACCGACGAGGTCGTCGGCGAGACGGCGGTGGCGCTGAAGGCCGACGCTGATGCGATGCTCGACCAGCTGATCGCTGAAAAATGGCTGACCGCCCGCGGCGTCTGCGCCTTCTGGCCGTGCGCGCGCGATGGCGACGATGTGACGATCCACCTTGCCGAGGAGGAACGCCATGTGACGCTGCCGTTTCTGCGCCAGCAGATCAAGAAAAGCCGCGACCGCGCCAATATGTGCCTCGCCGACTTCATCGATCCGGCGGGCGATTGGATCGGCGGCTTTGCGGTCGGCATCCACGGTATCGAGCCGCATTCGGAACGCTTCCGCGCCGACAAGGACGATTATTCGGACATCCTGCTGAAAGCCTTGGCCGATAGGTTTGCCGAGGCGTTCGCCGAGCGGCTGCACCAGCATGTCCGCACGACCCTCTGGGGCTATGCGCCCGGCGAGCAACTGACCAACGAGGCGCTGATCAAGGAAGAATATCGCGGCATCCGTCCGGCGCCCGGCTATCCCGCCTGCCCCGACCACAGTCTGAAACCGATCCTGTTCGATCTGCTGGCGGCGGGAGAAAATGCGGGACTGGTACTCACCGAAAGCTTTGCGATGTTGCCGACCGCGGCGGTCAGCGGCTTTTATTTCGGCCATCCCGAAAGTCAGTATTTCGGCGTTGCGCGGATCGGCAGCGACCAGCTGGAAGACTATGCGACGCGTCGCGGCGTCGATCTGGAAACCGCGACGCGCTGGCTGCGGCCCAATCTGGACTAGCCCATGCTTCGTCACCTCGGACTTGATCCGGGGTCCATGGACGCTGCGGTCGAAGATGGACCCAGGATCAAGTCCGGGGTGACGATGGTTTAATATCTCGCGGCGGTGACGTCCGACAACGGGACACGCCCACGGTTAACCAGCTTCGCCAACGACTGGCGCCGCAAAAACCGCTATAGCCCGCCGATGCTCAAGTCCCTTTTCCGTCGGCCGCTGCTGCCGCTGCTCGCCCTGCCGCTGTTGTTCGCGCCAGCGCCACTCCCCGCGCAGATCGCTGGCGCTCCCTACAGCGTCGATGGCCGCAGCTTCGGGCGGTTGCAGGATGCGGTCGATTCCATTGGCGAGGGCACGGGAACGATCAGCATCGCGGCCGGCTATCACCGCGACTGCGCGGTGCAGACCGCGGGCCGCATCGCGTTTGTCGCCGCAGAGCCCGGCCGCGCGATCTTTGACGGCGTGGCGTGCGAGGGCAAGGCCGCGCTGGTGCTGCGCGGCGCGGGCGCGCGGGTCGATGGACTGGTGTTCCAGAATATGCGCGTTCCCGACGGCAATGGCGCGGGCATCCGCCTCGAACAAAGCGACCTCGACGTCGTCAACAGCCTGTTCCGCGGCAGCGAGGAAGGCATTTTGACCGCCGACGATTCCGATGCGACGCTGACCATCGACCGCTCGACCTTCTCGCGCCTCGGTCGCTGCGACCGGGGCCTCAGTTGCGCACACAGCGTCTACACCGGCCTGTATGGCCGCGTCGTCGTCACCCGCACCCGCTTCGAAAAGGGCAGCGGCGGCCATTATCTCAAGACCCGCGCGATCACCGTCGACGTCAACGATAACAGTTTCGACGACACGCAGGGGACGGGGACCAACTATATGATCGACCTGCCGTCGGGATCGGTCGGGCGGATCGCGAACAATCTGTTCATCCAGGGCCGCGACAAGGAAAATTATTCGGCGCTGATCGCGGTTGCGGCCGAGGAGCGCAAGAATCCGTCGCGCGGCCTGTCGATCACCGGCAACCGCGCCAGCCTGCCCGCGGGCCTGGACCGCAAATCGGTGTTTGTCGCCGACTGGAGCGGCGAGGCGCTGGCGATCGGCGCGAATGAGCTCGGCGCGGGGCTGACGCGGTTCGAGAAGCGGTAGGCATCCCCTCAACCCGTTCGTCCTGAGGAGCCATTGAGCTTGTCGAAATGGCGTCTCGAAAGAGGCAGCCGTGGTGCCTAATCCTTCGAGACGGGCCTTCGGCAAGGCTCAGTCCCTCCTCAGGACGAACGGATCAGGGAGGAAGGCGTCAGGCTTCCCCGCGCGTTTCGATCAGCGACGCTGCCAGCGCTTCGGCGGGAGACTTGCCGCCCCACAGCACGAACTGGAACACCGGATAAAAGCGCTCGCATTCGTCGATCGCGCTTTCGATCAGCGTTTCGGTCATGTCGAGCGCCAGCGAACCATCGCTGCCCAGCAGCATCCCGTGGCGGAACAATATCGTCCCGCTGTTCGACCACAGCTCGAAATGCCCCAGCCACAATTGTTCGTTGATCAGCGCCAGCGCCTCATGCGCCACGGCGCGTTTTTCCTCGACGACGCGGATGTCGGGAAAGGCGAGCAGCTGGATGACGCCGTCGTCGGCGCGCCACACCGCGCGTAGTTCATAGGCGGTCCAGCTACCCTGCGCGGTCGCGACGATCTCGTCCTCGCCGACCATTTCGTGCGGCCAGTCGTGCGCGGCAAAATAGGATGCCAGCATGTCCATCGGGGCGGCGTCCTGGCCGTCTTCGTCGTCGTAGATATCGTCGCTCATCGGGGCGCTTTAGCGGGTGTTGTCCTGCGACGCGAGTCATAGACCGCCCAAAACCGTCGCCCCCGCGAAGGCGGGGGCCGCCATCGGCCTAGCTTAAGGTTGCCAGCGGCCCCCGCCTTCGCGGGGGCGACGTCTTACTTTGCCTTGGGCGCTGGCTTGGACTTGGGCGCAGCTGCCGCCTTCGGTGCCGCAGCCTTTGCCGTAGCAGCAGGCTTTGCCGCGCCTTCCAGCTTATCGAGCCGTGCCTTCAGCGCTTCGGTTTCAGCGCGCGCCGTCGCGGCCATTTGCTTTACCGCTTCGAATTCCTCGCGGCTGACGAAATCCATCCGGCCGACCCATTCCTTGGCGCGTTCGCGCATCGCGGCTTCGGCCTCACGGCCGGCGCCCGCGACGGTTCCGGCCACGCCGTTCACCATCTTGGCCAGATCGTCGAAAAAGCGGTTCTCGCTCTGCATCTTAACTTCCTTCGTCGGGAGACATCCCTTGCCGTCACCCTATCTGGGTGCTGGCGGCGGTGGGGACAAGGGTTTCAGCGTCGGGATTGCGCTGATCGATCTGGAAATTCAGGATCGATGCGAAGCTCAGCCAGACCATATAGGGCACGAGCAGCCACGCCGCCGCCTTGCGGATCGGGGCAAAGGCAAAGGTGGTCGCGATCGTCGTCAGCAGGATGAAGATGATCAGGTACAGCGCGCTGGTCACCTGATATTGACCGAAAAACAGCGGCGACCAGGCAAAATTGGCGATCAACTGGACAAAGAACAATGTCAGCGCCAGCCCGCGCCCCTTGGCGCCGCGCGCGTGCAGGATCATCGCCAGCGCCAGCCCGAGCATGATGTAAAGGATCGGCCAGACCACCCCGAACACCCAGCCTGGCGGGGTAATCGCGGGCAGGTCGAGCGACGCGAACCAGCGATTGCCGTAACCGCTGTTCGACAGCACCCCCATCAGGCTGCCGATCAGGACGATCGCGGGGACTGTCACCATCGCCCAGCGGAGATACGACATGCGAAGCTGGCCCGGTGTAGCGATCTCGGTCATGCACATGGTCCTTTGCGCGGGAATCGGCTGATGTCGGGTGTCGCGGCGGGCGGGGCTGGCGTCAAGCCGCTGCTTTGACCGCGGCAATCAGAAATTCGACATTGCCCTCCGGCCCGGTGATCGGGCTTTCGACCGTTTCAACGACCGTCCAGCCATTCTGTTCCAGCCAGTCGCGCACATCGCCGCACACCCGGGCATGGACCGCGGCGTCGCGCACGACCCCTTTTTTGCCGACCTCGTGCCGTTCGGCCTCGAACTGCGGCTTGATCAGCGCGACGATGCGCGCGCCGGGTTTCGCGAAGGACATCGGCACCGGCAGCACTTTGGCCAGCGCGATGAAGCTGGCGTCGCACACGATCAGGTCGACGGGTTCGGGGATGTGCGCGGCGGTCAGGATGCGCGCGCTCGTCTGTTCGTGGACGACCACGCGGTCGTCCTGACGCAGCTTCCACGCCAGCTGGTTGGTCCCCGAATCGACCGCATAAACCTGCGCCGCGCCGCGGCTGAGCAGCACGTCGGTAAAGCCGCCCGTCGACGATCCGACATCGATCGCCACCGCGCCGGTCACATCCCAGCCGAGATGCGTCAGCGCATGATCGAGCTTGATGCCGCCGCGCGACACCCATGGATGGTCGCGGCCCTTGACGCTGATGTCGGCATCGGCGGCGAGCTGCTGTCCCGCCTTGTCGACCTTGCGGTCGCCGATAAACGCCAGGCCAGCGAGGATCAGCGCCTGCGCGCGCGTCCGGCTTTCGGCGAGGCCACGATCGACGAGCAATTGGTCGGCGCGAACCTTGGCCATCAGCGGCCCGCCTGTTCGACAAGTATCCCCGGCGTCAATATCTGCGGCAGAATTTCGGGCTTCGCCGCCCCTGGCGCGTACCACAGATACAGCGGCACGCTGTTGCGGCCATGTTCGGCCAGCGTGCGCGTGATCACCGGATCGCCGTTCGTCCAGTCGCCGACCAGTGTGACGACACCCGCCTTGTCGAACGCCGCCTGCACCGCCTCGCGATTGATCGCCGCCGCCTCGTTCGCCTTGCACGACAGGCACCAGTCGGCGGTGAAATAGACGAACACCGGTTTACCGGTCGCGCGCGCCTTTGCGAGCGCATCGCCGGCAAAGGTCGCACCGCTCGCGGCTGTCGTGCGTTCGGCGTCGGCAACTTCCGCAACCGTTCCTGCCAGACTGCCGACGAACAGCACCCCCGCGGCGATCAGCAGCCACGACCGCCGGTCGCCGCGCTGCATCGCGCCATAATGGGTGAGCAGCACCAGTGCCATGGTGACCGCAACGATCGGCCAGATCAGCTGCGATCCGCTGCCCAATTGCCGCCACAGCAGCCACGCCAGCGCGAGCGCGGTGAGCCCCATCGGCAGCGCCATCCATTTGCGAAAGCGGTCCATCCATGGCCCCGGCTTGGGCAGCCGGTTGCGCAGCGCCGGAACGAACCCGACCGCAAGGAAAGGCAGGGCGAGGCCGAACCCAAGACCGCCAAAGATCGGCAGCGCCGCCCAAATCGGCAGGACCAGCGTTGCGCCCAGCGCGGCTCCGAGCAGCGGGCCGCTGCACGGCGTCGCGACAAAGGCGGCCAGCGCCCCGGTCCAGAAACCGCCCGCCGCGCCCTCCTTGCCCGCCAGCGCCTGCCCGCCGCCGAACGACGGCAGGTCGTAGGCGCCGAGCAGGTTGAGCGTGATCGCGAGGGCAAGGATCAGCAGCGCGAGGACACTGACCGGATGCTGCAACTGAAACGCCCAGCCGACCTGCTCGCCCGCCGCGCGCAGCGCCAGCAACGCGCCGCCCAGCAGCAGCGCGGTGACGATCGCCCCCGCGGTATAGGCCAGCGCCTCGACCTTTGCCGACCGCGCATCGCCGCCTGAGCGGGCGAGGCTCAGCGCCTTCAGGCTCAGGATCGGAAAGACGCAGGGCATCAGGTTGAGGATCAGCCCGCCCAGGATTGCCCCGCCCAGCGCGGTCCAGAACAGCCCCATGTCGGTAGCGTCGATCGCGCCCGCCGGTCCGGCGATCGTCTCGCCCGCGGCAGGCACTGTGCCGGGCGCGAACCGCACCGAGAGCCCGCGGCCCTCGCCCAGCTTGAGCAGCGCCGCCACCGGCCCAACTGCCTCGCCCTTGGCGCGCGTCTCTACGATGATGAAATCGCCGTTGCGGCTGAACGCTTGCGGCGCCGCATAATCGACCAGATTTTGCGTCTCGGCGAACAGATAGGGCGCATCGAGCGCCGACCCGGCGGGCAGCGGGATCGCAAAGCGCACCTTGTCGCCGCGCCGCTCCCAAGTGCCGCCGCGGTCGAGCGGCTGCGGGATCAGCGCGCGCCAGCCGTCGAAGCGGGAGCGTGATGCGGCGGCAACGCTGCCGTCCGCCGCCTTCAGCGCCACCGAGACGACCGCCCGTTCGGGCACGCACACCTTGTCGGTGCAGGCGAGCCAGTTGGCGACCCCCGACAGCGTCAGGTCGGTGCCGGGCGCAACGCTCTTGTCGATGCGAACATCAGCGAGCAGCGCATAGGGGTGCTCATAGACATGGTTCATCATGCCGAACAGGACCAGCGGTTCGGGGACCGGATAACGGAAGGGCGCGACGGTGACGCCCTCGGGCGCATTCCATTCGATCGACAGCCCGAAACCGGCGTCGCCGCCGTTGATCCAATAGCCGTGCCAACCCGCGTCGGGGGCCATCGTCAGCGCCAGGGTGGTCGCGCCGCCGGGCGCGGGGGCAGCAGATTCGGCGACGAGTTTTGGCTGGATATGCGTCGATTGCGCCCTCGCCGGGCCCAGCGCGAGCAGCGCGAACGCCAGCAGCACCAGCACCGCGCGCCACAGCATTGTCACAAAAACGTCTTTGCCGCGATCCATGCCCGTTCCGCTGTCATCCATCTCTCGAGGCTTGCCATATAGGCGGCTTTCGTCGAGAGGACAGCCCGCGCTGACACCCTGCATGACGGAGACGCCGCTCGTGACGCTGAAACACCTCAAAATAGCCGTGGCCGCGACCCTCTGCGTCGGCGGCGCCAGCACCGTTCTCGCGCAAAATTCGGCGCCGCCGCCGGTTCAGAAAGTGACCGCCGCGACGCCGCCGCCGAAGCTGATCGTGATGGTCGCGGTTGACCAGCTGTCGGCGGACCTGTTCGCCCAATATCGCGGCAAGTTCACCGGCGGGCTCGCCCGGTTGGCGTCGGGCATCGTCTTTCCTTCGGGCTATCAGGCGCATGGCGCGACCGAAACATGCCCCGGCCATGCGACGATCCTGACCGGCCGTCACCCCGGCCCCGCGGGTGTCGTCGCCAATAATTATTTCGATCTGGCGGTCGCGCGCGAAGACAAGCGCATCTATTGCGCCGAGGACGAAAGCGTTGCCGGGACCGCATCGGGCGGCGGCAAATATGCGCCGTCGGTGAACCATCTGCTGGTCCCGACGCTGGGCGATCTGATGAAGGCGCGCGATCCCGCGGCGCAGGTCGTGTCGGTTGCGGGTAAGGACCGCGCCGCGATCATGATGGGCGGACGGAACGCCGACGAGCTGCTGTGGCTCGCCCCCACCGGCCTCACCAGCTATCGCGGCACCACGCTGTCGCCGACCGCGACGCAGGCGGGCGCGGCAATCGCCGCCGCGATCGCGCAGCCGCGTCCCGCGATGATGCTCCCGGCGGATTGCGTAAACCACGACATCGCTATTCCGGTGAATGACAAGGGCGGCACCGTCGGCACCGGCCGCCTCGCCCGCGAAGGCGGCGATTTCCGCCGCTTTATGGCCTCACCCGAAGCTGACGGCGCGGTCCTCGCGACCGCCGCGGCGCTGCGCCAAGCGCGCCGGATGGGCGAGGGCAGCGGCACCGATCTGTTGATCGTCGGGCTGTCGGCGACCGACTATGTCGGCCATGGCGCGGGGACAGAGGGCAGCGAAATGTGCCTTCAGATGACGGGCCTCGACCGCGAACTCGGCGATTTCTTCGCGCGCCTCGACGCGACCGGTATCGATTACGCCGTCGCGCTGACCGCCGACCATGGCGGTCACGACATGCCCGAACGCAACCGCCAGAACGCCTGGCCGGCGGCGCAGCGCGTCGATCCGGCGCTTGCCCCCGACGTGCTGGGCAAAGCGGTCGCCGAAAAGCTCGGCCTGCCGCAGCCGTTGCTCTATGGCGACGGCCCGTTTGGCGACATGTATCTGTCGAAGGCGCTCACCGCCGCGCAGCGCAAGGCCGCGCTCGACGATATTTTGGCCCGGCTCCGCGCGCATCCGCAGATCGAGGCGGTAGTAACAGCCGATGAGCTGGCGCGCCGTCCGATATCGAAGCAGGCACCCGACACCTGGGATCTTCACGACAAGCTGCGCGCGTCCTTCCACCCCGATCGGTCGGGCGACTTCATCGTGGTGCTCAAGCCGCGCGTGACCCCGATTCCCGAATCGGGACTCGGCTATGTTGCGACGCACGGGTCGGTGTGGGATTATGACCGGCGCGTGCCGATGCTGTTCTGGCGCAAGGGGCTGGCGGGGTTTGAACAGCCCAATGCGGTAATGACGGTCGACATTCTGCCGACGCTGGCGTCGTTGATCGGGGTGCCGGTCGATGCGGCCAAAATCGACGGGCGCTGCCTCGACCTGTTGTCGGGGCCTGAAACGAGCTGCCGCTAGGATTTAAGAAACAGGATCATGGTTCAAGATTTGAAGAGTTTTTCCCGCCGACTGCTGCTTGTCGGCTGCGGCAACATGGCGGGCGCGATGCTCGATCGCTGGCTGGCGGCCGGGCTCGACCGCGCCGATGTCGCGATCGTCGATCCGTTTGCAACGCCGCGGGGCGGCGTCGCCCAATATCCGTCGCTCGCCGAATGGAAAGCCGCGGGCGGCGGCGCCGACTGGATCATGCTGGGGATGAAGCCGCAGCAGCTGGGCGATGTCGCCGACATGCTCGCCCCGTTGGCGACCGGCGACGTGCATTTGCTGTCGATCCTTGCCGGCGTGTCGCTCGCCGATCTGGCGGCGCGCTTCCCCGATGCGGGGGCGCAGGTTCGCATCCTGCCCAACCTCGCTGCGCGCATCGGCGCCGGAGTGACCGCCGTCGCGACGCTGGGCGACGCCGATAATCAGGCGATCCACGCGCTGCTCGACCCACTCGGACAGACGGTCACGCTCACCGACGATTCGACGATGGATTTGGTCACCGCCTTTACCGGCAGCGGTCCGGCCTTTGTGTTTCGCCTGATCGAATCCTACGCGGCGGCGGGCGAACGGCTCGGTCTGTCGGGCGAAGATGCGCTGGCCCTCGCCACCGCGACCTTTGGCGGCGCGACGGCGCTGCTCGCCGACAGCGGCGAAAAACCCGGGGTGCTCACCGCGCAGGTGGCGAGCAAGGGCGGCACGACACAGGCCGGGCTCGACGTGCTCGACAGCGAGGGCCAGCTGGCCGCGCTGCTCACCAGCGTGTTGCGCGCCGCGCGCGACCGCGGCCGCGAACTCGCCGATCTGGCGCGGGGCGACGGCTAAACCGGATCGCGCCCCAGCGCCGCGATGCGTTTTCGGTCGCGTACCGGAACCAGGGCTTCACTGACGTGCCAGAACCCGGTCACCGCCTGTTGCCCGGCATGGGTGTAGGCGCGGCTCATCGTGTCGCGGAGCAGCGTAAAGATCGCGGCTTCGATCGTCCGTCCGGCTTCGGTCAGGCGCAGCTCCTTTTGCCGCCGGTCGCGATTGCCCGGCCGCGTCGTCAGCAAGTCGCGCGCTTCCAGTTCTTTCACCACCCGCCCCAGCGATTGCTTGGTGATGCCCAGCAGCGCGAGCAGGTCCGAAATCGTCAACGCCGGTTGCCGCGCAATGAAATAAAGCGCGCGGTAATGCGCCCGCCCGATCTCCTGCTCGGCCAGCTGCGCGTCAATCGACCGCCACAGCGATGCATGCGCGAAAAACAGAAATTCGATGCCGCGGCGCACTTCGTCTTCGCGCAAGAAAAGGGCAGACGCAGCGGGGACTTGTGAAAGAAAATTTTCCTCGGCCATGGTCACTACCGTTGCGCGCCGCGCCGGTCTTTGGCAAGAGGCGCGCACCATAGACCCGCTGATCATAGGTGTTTTCGCATGTCCGCTCCCGCATTTACCCATTTGCCGCACCCCAATCGCGTGGCGGACGATGTGCGCGCGGCGGCGATTGCCGATCCGGCGTTCGGGCGCGTCTTTACCGACCATATGGTGTCGATCCGCTATACCGAGGGGCAGGGTTGGCACGACGCACAGGTCATGCCTCGCGGCCCGCTGACGCTGGATCCCGCGACTGCGGTGCTGCATTATGCACAGGAAATCTTTGAGGGGCTGAAGGCCTATCGGCTCGACGACGGGTCGATGGCGCTGTTTCGGGTCGAGGCCAATGCGGCGCGCTTCAACGCCAGCGCGCGCCGCATGGCGATGGCCGAAATGCCCGAGGAGTTGTTCATCGCCGCGGTCAAGGCAGCCGTCGCCGCCGATGCGGCCTGGTTCCCGCCGGTCGATGGCGGCGCGCTCTATCTGCGTCCCTTCATGTTCGCCAGCGAGGTGTTTCTGGGGGTCAAGCCGGCGGCGGAATATCAATTCCTCGTCATCACCTCGCCGGTCGGAAATTATTTCAAATCGGGCGCCCCGGCGATATCGCTGTGGGTGTCGGAAGATTACACCCGCGCCGCGCCCGGCGGCACCGGCGCCGCCAAATGCGGCGGCAACTATGCCTCCAGCCTGATCGCGCAGCGCGAGGCGATCGCCAAGGGGCACGACCAGGTCGTGTTCCTCGATGCCGCCGAGCATCGCTGGATCGAGGAACTGGGCGGCATGAACATGTTTTTCGTGATGGGCGATGGCAGCATCGTCACCCCGCCGCTGACCGGCACGATCCTGCCGGGCATCACCCGCGACGCGATCATCACGCTGGCACGCGATGCCGGGTTGACGGTGCGCGAAGAACCCTATGCGATCGATCAGTGGCAGGCCGATGCGGAAAGCGGTAGGCTGACCGAGAGCTTTGCCTGCGGCACCGCCGCAGTCGTGACCCCGGTCGGCAAGGTGACGCGCGGCGACACCAGTTTCACCATCGGCGCAGGCGGCCCCGGACAGGTCACCGGGATGCTCAAGGACAAACTCGTCGACATCCAGCGCGGC carries:
- a CDS encoding homocysteine S-methyltransferase family protein is translated as MKSAREALQAAGQERILLTDGAFGTEIQNWKLAEADYAGSLGLSHDQKGNNDILAITKPEVPETITRAYLDAGSDIVSTNTFSANIISQADYGAEHLVRAINVESAKIARRLADEYAAKDGRPRFVAGAIGPTNKTLSLSPDVNDPGFREIDFDYLKAVYLEQVVALAEGGADFILIETIFDTLNAKAGIAATLEAEATVGRELPLMISMTLTDLSGRNLSGHTVEAFWYAVRHAKPLTIGLNCSFGAAQLRPHVKVLSDIADALVMVYPNAGLPNELGEYDEMPDTTAGLVREWAEHGQVNILGGCCGSTPAHIAAMAKAVAGLPARQVPQVPVRTRLAGLEPFTMAA
- the metH gene encoding methionine synthase; amino-acid sequence: MSSAAASATNFVNIGERTNVTGSAAFKKLILADDYAAAVEVARQQVENGAQIIDVNMDEGLLDAEYAMTTFLKLIAAEPDIARVPVMIDSSKWSVIEAGLKCVPGKPIVNSISMKEGEAPFLEHARKCMAYGAAVVVMAFDEVGQADTMERKIEICERAYKLLMTIGFPPEDIIFDPNVFAVATGLEEHDNYAVDFIEAVKVIRVRCPHVHFSGGLSNLSFGFRGNETVRRAMHSVFLYHAIPAGLDMAIVNAGQLDVYDTIDPELREACEDVVLNRKKDGEAESPTERLIALAERYKGSNPAQEKAAEEWRGWPVAKRLEHALVKGIDAYVVDDTEEMRQLMPRPIEVIEGPLMDGMNVVGDLFGSGKMFLPQVVKSARVMKKAVAHLLPFIEASKEPGAKGKGKVVMATVKGDVHDIGKNIVGVVLQCNGFEIIDLGVMVPWSKILEAANENDADMIGLSGLITPSLDEMVTVAEEMQRAGMTMPLLIGGATTSKVHTALRIDPAYQGPVLHVLDASRAVGVATALVSDTGREAYVGGYKDDYAHIRDVRAGKGQSVLHTLEEARANYYDAYLSDKPAPPLQPGLHRFDDWSLEDLLECIDWTPFFRAWELHGTWPSILTDEVVGETAVALKADADAMLDQLIAEKWLTARGVCAFWPCARDGDDVTIHLAEEERHVTLPFLRQQIKKSRDRANMCLADFIDPAGDWIGGFAVGIHGIEPHSERFRADKDDYSDILLKALADRFAEAFAERLHQHVRTTLWGYAPGEQLTNEALIKEEYRGIRPAPGYPACPDHSLKPILFDLLAAGENAGLVLTESFAMLPTAAVSGFYFGHPESQYFGVARIGSDQLEDYATRRGVDLETATRWLRPNLD
- a CDS encoding right-handed parallel beta-helix repeat-containing protein: MLKSLFRRPLLPLLALPLLFAPAPLPAQIAGAPYSVDGRSFGRLQDAVDSIGEGTGTISIAAGYHRDCAVQTAGRIAFVAAEPGRAIFDGVACEGKAALVLRGAGARVDGLVFQNMRVPDGNGAGIRLEQSDLDVVNSLFRGSEEGILTADDSDATLTIDRSTFSRLGRCDRGLSCAHSVYTGLYGRVVVTRTRFEKGSGGHYLKTRAITVDVNDNSFDDTQGTGTNYMIDLPSGSVGRIANNLFIQGRDKENYSALIAVAAEERKNPSRGLSITGNRASLPAGLDRKSVFVADWSGEALAIGANELGAGLTRFEKR
- a CDS encoding YbjN domain-containing protein; this encodes MSDDIYDDEDGQDAAPMDMLASYFAAHDWPHEMVGEDEIVATAQGSWTAYELRAVWRADDGVIQLLAFPDIRVVEEKRAVAHEALALINEQLWLGHFELWSNSGTILFRHGMLLGSDGSLALDMTETLIESAIDECERFYPVFQFVLWGGKSPAEALAASLIETRGEA
- a CDS encoding accessory factor UbiK family protein; amino-acid sequence: MQSENRFFDDLAKMVNGVAGTVAGAGREAEAAMRERAKEWVGRMDFVSREEFEAVKQMAATARAETEALKARLDKLEGAAKPAATAKAAAPKAAAAPKSKPAPKAK
- a CDS encoding TspO/MBR family protein, which encodes MTEIATPGQLRMSYLRWAMVTVPAIVLIGSLMGVLSNSGYGNRWFASLDLPAITPPGWVFGVVWPILYIMLGLALAMILHARGAKGRGLALTLFFVQLIANFAWSPLFFGQYQVTSALYLIIFILLTTIATTFAFAPIRKAAAWLLVPYMVWLSFASILNFQIDQRNPDAETLVPTAASTQIG